The following proteins come from a genomic window of Anopheles ziemanni chromosome 3, idAnoZiCoDA_A2_x.2, whole genome shotgun sequence:
- the LOC131288086 gene encoding protein tipE: MRSDSSELLLEQQAEELRKKKLLELAAAKKAKNGPPPKRSLRENASFYTTSSLAFLSVTAGASLLFLVPLYVDPAISTLVGDFVERPTMCVTTRREDMTGLFNCSWSSCREGCTSDVFRCTHIYVTFIDDLNFTFPFNATPGELFNLTDVERSDEAILLVNIKGCGYPPAVSCKNFTDMYGFEGAVFPCYYSKQNKTVVMTAYNREDQVNTIIHFFVVPFIVTVVSSVLLCIMHCDCRCKKERRRHRHRHRRPRIENLSDSSISTRVDMLTPAIEVYKPPL, from the exons ATGAGGAGCGATAGTTCGGAACTGCTGCTCGAGCAACAGGCCGAAGAGCTACGGAAGAAGAAGCTGCTCGAGCTAGCGGCGGCGAAGAAGGCGAAGAATGGGCCACCGCCGAAGCGGTCGCTGCGCGAGAACGCCTCCTTCTACACCACGTCCAGCCTGGCGTTCCTGTCGGTGACGGCCGGCGCCTCGCTGCTCTTCCTCGTGCCGCTGTACGTCGATCCGGCCATCTCGACGCTGGTCGGCGACTTCGTCGAGCGGCCGACGATGTGCGTGACGACGCGGCGCGAGGACATGACCGGCCTGTTCAACTGCTCGTGGAGCTCGTGCCGGGAGGGCTGCACCTCGGACGTGTTCCGCTGCACGCACATCTACGTGACGTTCATCGACGACCTGAACTTCACCTTCCCGTTCAACGCGACGCCCGGCGAGCTGTTCAACCTGACCGACGTCGAGCGCTCGGACGAGGCGATCCTGCTGGTCAACATCAAGGGCTGCGGCTACCCGCCCGCCGTCAGCTGCAAGAACTTCACCGACATGTACGGCTTCGAGGGGGCCGTCTTCCCCTGCTACTACTCGAAGCAGAACAAGACGGTCGTGATGACCGCGTACAACCGCGAGGACCAGGTCAACACGATCATCCACTTCTTCGTGGTCCCGTTCATCGTCACCGTCGTCTCGTCGGTCCTCCTCTGCATTATGCACTGTGATTGTAGGTGTAAAAAGGAGCGCCGGCGGCACCGGCACCGGCACCGGCGGCCTAGGATAGAGAATCTCAG CGATTCATCAATATCGACACGAGTGGACATGCTCACACCGGCGATCGAAGTGTACAAGCCGCCACTCTGA